In the Blautia coccoides genome, GCAGCCTCTGAGCCAGATGATTTCTTTCTCATAGGAAATATTGGGGATCGTACTTACAAGCCTCCATTCTGAGTCGGGTATGATGCAGGAAGTCAGCCATTCCTGGGAGTCGTCTAATTTCCTGCTTATGGTATCCTCTGTAAGCAGATCAAAAGAGGGATATACTTTTCCGATTTCTCCTGCTTGGTTGCTGGATAGGATAGTTCCTTTGTCGTCTACAATACAGAGGCGGCCATCTTTAAAATATTCTTTTTGTTCCAGAATATCAGTCAGCAATTTATCGTCAAAGCGGACTAAAAAGTAGCCGATGATTTTTTGGACACCCAGGTCATTGATAGTTCGTCCTGCTATGATCATAGGGGTATGTTCCCTTTCAAGAGTCAGCCAGCTCAGGCTCCCCTGCTGACTGTAGAGTGTATCGAGAATAGGGGAGGAGGAAGTGAATTCCGGATAAGGCTGAGAGATCCAGGCAGACTGTCCGCTGCTGGTCAATATAGTCATTTCTTTTAGGGATTCATTGGCTACAGTCATATTAATCAGTTCTTTTTCCAGAATTTTTTTCTCATATAAGAAACTGTTTCCCTTTGCATGGTTCATTTTATTTATCTGGGACTGGATGGTTTCGTTATAGCATATGTAGGTTGTCAGACTGTCTACCTCTTTTAATTTCGTATGTATATTGGCACTGATCTCGTTTAAAATATCAATACAGTATTTGGAGGTCTTATCACTGATGATCTGCTCAGAGAGTGTATAACTGATCCCTGTTATGGCAAGGGTGGAAACCGTGATCAAAAGAATCAGCAGAGCTGCGACCAGATGCTGCACAGAAATCCGGTAAATACAGTCACGGAATGATTTCAGTAATTTTGATATTTTATATCTCATAGGTTTCTCCATCTAAAGTCTTTTTTATGGGCATTCTTGTAACGGT is a window encoding:
- a CDS encoding cache domain-containing sensor histidine kinase — protein: MRYKISKLLKSFRDCIYRISVQHLVAALLILLITVSTLAITGISYTLSEQIISDKTSKYCIDILNEISANIHTKLKEVDSLTTYICYNETIQSQINKMNHAKGNSFLYEKKILEKELINMTVANESLKEMTILTSSGQSAWISQPYPEFTSSSPILDTLYSQQGSLSWLTLEREHTPMIIAGRTINDLGVQKIIGYFLVRFDDKLLTDILEQKEYFKDGRLCIVDDKGTILSSNQAGEIGKVYPSFDLLTEDTISRKLDDSQEWLTSCIIPDSEWRLVSTIPNISYEKEIIWLRGCVIVIALAMIIAAIFISIAVTKQLFIPLDKLCQMMKSVGKGDFNVYKPAYYQNDIGILYDYFIDMVKEVQNLIQTTNQQQILLQKTELNSLRMQINPHFIYNTLESIKWIAYMNGNKEIVVMVKALGDFMRCNISGPEFITIEKELENIHCYLTIQKFRYNDKLDVQIDIPPELYRAKIPKLLIQPLIENSIVHGLEQKAGNGQIIIKGTWEQEDVIIDIIDNGIGFSKLSLENLDLDFISPEDTRKNGGLGMKNVHQRIKMYYGESYGLSVTSEYGIRTCVRIRIPYQEL